In Candidatus Cloacimonadota bacterium, the following proteins share a genomic window:
- a CDS encoding HNH endonuclease, with amino-acid sequence MAHFRSFNGYRQFNTGSGWRFTHRAAAANKMGGSIKPGYHVHHINGVKTDNRYSNLTVIPASTHAKIHNK; translated from the coding sequence ATGGCACACTTCCGCTCTTTCAATGGCTATCGCCAATTCAACACCGGGTCTGGCTGGCGATTCACACATCGTGCTGCCGCCGCAAACAAAATGGGCGGGTCGATCAAACCCGGCTATCATGTCCACCACATCAACGGTGTCAAAACCGACAACCGTTACTCCAACCTCACTGTCATTCCGGCATCTACCCATGCCAAAATTCACAACAAATAA